From a single Vitis vinifera cultivar Pinot Noir 40024 chromosome 18, ASM3070453v1 genomic region:
- the LOC109121565 gene encoding uncharacterized protein LOC109121565, translated as MRCESFDKVVHRLHLILLTWILLTIQARSMSGERSTYIIHMDKSVMPKVFATHHHWYSSILHAIKTDTPTTSAGLQSTARLIYTYDHALHGFSALLSSQELESLRESPGFVSAYRDRAVTLDTTHTFEFLKLNPVTGLWPASDYGEDVIVGVIDSGVWPESPSFKDDGMTQIPARWKGTCEEGEDFNSSMCNRKLIGARSFIKGLIAANPGIHVTMNSPRDSFGHGTHTSSTVAGNYVEGASYFGYATGTARGVAPRARVAMYKVAGEEGLTSDVIAGIDQAIADGVDVISISMGFDYVPLYEDPIAIASFAAMEKGVLVSCSAGNAGPLPLGTLHNGIPWILTVAAGTIDRSFTGTLTLGNGLTITGWTMFPASAVVQNLPLIYDKTLSACNSSELLSGAPYGIIICHNTGYIYGQLGAISESEVEAAIFISDDPKLFELGGLDWPGVVISPKDAPALIDYAKTGNKPRATMTFQQTIVNTKPAPAVAFYTSRGPSPSCPTILKPDVMAPGSLVLAAWVPNRETARIGTGLSLSSDYTMVSGTSMACPHASGVAALLRGAHPEWSVAAIRSAIVTTANPYDNTFNHIRDNGLNFTIASPLAMGAGQIDPNGALDPGLVYDATPQDYVNLLCSMNFTKKQILTITRSNTYTCPKTSPDLNYPSFIALYSQNDNKSTTVVQKFQRTVTNVGDGTATYHATVIAPRGSKVTVSPTTLVFEKKYEKQSYTMSIKYKSDKDGKISFGWLTWIEDDGEHTVRSPIVVSPNSDFSVLVLLYVWLLLIPISHLVSTLAQSDTYIVHMDLSAMPKAFSGHHSWYMATLASVSDNTAATANPYSSSYSSKLIYSYTNVIHGFSAILSPSELEALKSFPGYISSFPDLPVKADTTHSAKFLGLNSNSGAWPMSNYGKDVIIGLVDTGIWPESESFNDDGMTEIPSRWKGACESGTQFNSSMCNKKLIGARFFNKGLIAKHPNVSISMNSTRDTDGHGTHTSTTAAGNYVEGASYFGYGSGTASGMAPRARVAMYKALWDVGAVASDIIAAIDQAIIDGVDVMSLSLGLDGVLLYEDPIAIATFAALEKDIFVATSAGNEGPFLGTLHNGIPWVLTVAASTMDRQFSGIVTLGNGVSVIGSSLYPANSSFSQIPIVFMGSCEDLTELKKVGFKIVVCQDQNDSLSIQVDNANTARVAGGVFITDYPDIEFFMQSSFPATFVNPENGKVVMDYIKTSSEPKASIEFSKTILGAKRAPRMATYSSRGPSPSCPVVLKPDLTAPGALILASWPKINPVADVNSRLLYSEFNLLSGTSMACPHAAGVGALLKGAHPEWSPAAIRSAMMTTSDSLDNTLNPIKGIGDDNQPASPLAMGSGHINPNKALDPGFIYDVNLEDHINLLCALNYSTKQIQIITRSSSYTCSDPSLDLNYPSFIASFDANDSRSDSKTVQEFRRTVTNVGEAMSTYNAKLTGMDGFQVSVVPDKLVFKDKYQKLSYKLRIEGPSLMKETVAFGSLSWVDVEAKHVVRSPIVATRLSLVAL; from the exons ATGAGGTGTGAATCGTTTGATAAGGTGGTTCATCGTCTCCACTTGATCCTCCTGACATGGATTTTGTTGACTATTCAAGCTAGATCAATGTCAGGAGAGAGGTCTACGTATATCATCCACATGGACAAGTCTGTGATGCCCAAGGTTTTCGCAACCCATCACCACTGGTACTCCTCCATCCTTCATGCTATAAAGACTGACACTCCCACAACATCCGCCGGCCTTCAGTCCACTGCCCGGCTTATCTATACTTATGATCACGCTCTCCATGGCTTCAGCGCTCTTCTATCTTCACAAGAGTTGGAGAGTTTACGTGAATCCCCAGGGTTCGTTTCAGCTTACCGTGACAGGGCAGTCACACTTGACACCACCCACACTTTTGAATTTCTCAAACTCAACCCTGTCACTGGTCTATGGCCTGCATCGGACTATGGCGAAGACGTCATCGTTGGCGTTATTGACAGCGGTGTCTGGCCGGAGAGCCCCAGCTTCAAAGATGACGGTATGACCCAAATTCCTGCAAGGTGGAAGGGTACATGTGAGGAAGGTGAAGACTTCAATTCTTCCATGTGTAACCGAAAGCTCATTGGAGCTAGATCATTCATTAAGGGTCTGATAGCGGCAAATCCTGGCATTCACGTAACAATGAACTCGCCTAGGGACTCATTTGGGCATGGGACTCATACTTCGTCCACCGTTGCTGGGAATTATGTGGAAGGTGCATCCTACTTTGGTTATGCCACGGGAACTGCAAGAGGGGTTGCGCCCAGAGCCAGGGTGGCCATGTATAAGGTCGCCGGCGAAGAAGGGCTCACTTCTGATGTAATCGCTGGTATTGATCAAGCCATCGCTGATGGCGTTGATGTGATTTCTATTTCCATGGGATTTGATTATGTGCCATTGTATGAAGATCCAATAGCTATAGCTTCATTTGCTGCTATGGAGAAGGGCGTATTAGTTTCATGTTCTGCAGGGAATGCTGGCCCACTTCCTCTTGGGACATTACATAATGGAATACCATGGATCTTGACAGTCGCAGCCGGTACTATAGACCGTTCATTCACTGGAACTTTGACTCTTGGAAATGGGTTAACCATTACTGGATGGACCATGTTTCCTGCAAGTGCTGTTGTTCAAAACCTTCCTCTTATTTACGACAAGACTTTATCTGCGTGCAATTCATCAGAGTTGTTATCTGGCGCACCTTATGGCATCATCATATGCCACAACACCGGATATATCTATGGTCAATTGGGTGCGATCTCTGAGTCAGAAGTTGAAGCTGCTATATTTATTTCCGATGATCCCAAATTATTCGAGTTGGGCGGTCTAGACTGGCCTGGCGTGGTGATTAGCCCGAAAGATGCGCCGGCTCTGATTGATTATGCAAAAACTGGTAATAAACCAAGAGCCACCATGACATTCCAACAGACCATTGTGAATACAAAACCTGCACCTGCAGTTGCTTTTTACACGTCAAGAGGTCCTTCACCCAGCTGTCCTACCATCTTGAAGCCGGACGTAATGGCACCTGGGTCACTGGTTTTGGCTGCTTGGGTTCCAAATCGTGAGACAGCAAGAATTGGGACAGGTTTGTCCTTGTCCAGTGACTACACCATGGTCTCCGGCACATCCATGGCTTGTCCGCATGCGTCTGGTGTGGCTGCGCTCCTCAGAGGTGCACACCCGGAGTGGAGTGTAGCAGCTATCCGGTCAGCCATTGTGACCACAGCAAACCCATATGATAACACTTTTAATCATATTCGGGACAACGGTTTGAATTTCACAATTGCTTCTCCTCTGGCAATGGGAGCTGGCCAAATTGATCCAAACGGAGCACTTGACCCAGGTCTAGTATACGATGCAACCCCACAAGACTACGTCAACCTCCTCTGCTCCATGAACTTCACCAAAAAGCAAATCTTAACCATTACTAGATCAAACACTTACACTTGCCCCAAAACATCTCCAGACTTGAATTACCCATCATTCATTGCTCTGTACAGCCAAAATGACAACAAATCAACAACAGTGGTTCAGAAATTTCAAAGAACTGTAACGAATGTAGGAGATGGCACAGCAACTTATCACGCTACAGTGATAGCTCCTAGAGGCTCCAAGGTCACAGTCTCACCGACGACTCTAGTCTTTGAGAAGAAGTATGAGAAGCAGAGTTACACTATGAGTATAAAGTATAAGAGCGACAAGGACGGGAAGATTTCCTTTGGTTGGTTGACATGGATCGAAGACGATGGAGAACACACAGTGAGGAGCCCGATAGTGGTTTCACC GAATAGTGACTTCAGTGTTCTTGTACT TTTGTATGTGTGGCTCCTCCTTATCCCTATCTCACACCTCGTTTCCACGTTGGCACAGTCGGACACTTACATTGTCCACATGGACCTATCAGCCATGCCTAAAGCTTTCTCCGGCCATCATAGCTGGTACATGGCTACCCTTGCGTCTGTGTCAGATAATACCGCTGCCACTGCTAACCCTTACTCCTCTTCCTACTCTTCTAAACTTATATACAGCTATACTAATGTAATCCATGGTTTTAGTGCAATCCTTTCCCCTTCGGAGCTTGAGGCCCTGAAAAGCTTCCCGGGCTATATTTCTTCATTTCCAGATCTTCCTGTTAAAGCTGATACAACTCATTCTGCTAAATTTCTTGGCCTGAATTCCAACTCCGGAGCGTGGCCCATGTCAAACTATGGCAAAGATGTCATAATCGGGTTGGTGGACACTGGAATTTGGCCAGAGAGTGAAAGCTTTAACGATGATGGAATGACCGAAATTCCATCTAGATGGAAAGGAGCATGCGAGAGCGGCACCCAGTTCAATTCTTCAATGTGCAACAAGAAGCTGATTGGAGCTCGGTTCTTCAACAAAGGTCTAATTGCCAAACATCCCAATGTGTCCATCTCAATGAATTCAACCCGTGACACCGATGGCCATGGGACCCATACGTCAACAACAGCAGCTGGAAATTATGTAGAGGGTGCGTCGTACTTCGGCTATGGCTCAGGAACTGCTAGCGGCATGGCTCCCCGAGCTCGTGTGGCCATGTACAAGGCCCTGTGGGACGTGGGTGCCGTCGCATCTGATATTATTGCTGCAATTGATCAGGCAATCATAGATGGGGTTGACGTCATGTCCTTGTCACTGGGCTTAGACGGGGTTCTGTTGTATGAAGATCCCATTGCCATAGCCACATTTGCAGCCTTGGAGAAGGATATCTTCGTAGCTACGTCAGCAGGAAACGAGGGGCCTTTTCTTGGAACCTTACACAACGGAATTCCTTGGGTTCTAACTGTTGCTGCCAGCACCATGGACCGCCAATTCAGCGGGATTGTGACCCTCGGGAATGGAGTTTCAGTCATCGGTTCCTCTCTCTATCCTGCAAATTCATCTTTCAGCCAAATCCCAATTGTTTTCATGGGTTCATGCGAGGATTTGACGGAATTGAAGAAAGTTGGCTTTAAGATTGTTGTGTGCCAGGACCAGAATGACTCCTTAAGCATCCAAGTTGATAATGCCAACACTGCGAGAGTGGCGGGAGGAGTCTTCATAACAGATTACCCCGACATAGAATTCTTCATGCAAAGCTCTTTTCCAGCCACTTTTGTCAACCCTGAAAACGGAAAAGTTGTTATGGACTACATAAAGACTAGCTCTGAGCCAAAAGCAAGTatagaattttcaaaaacaattcttgGTGCCAAACGCGCACCAAGAATGGCTACCTACAGCTCCAGAGGGCCGTCTCCAAGCTGCCCAGTGGTCTTGAAGCCCGACCTTACTGCCCCCGGCGCATTAATCTTGGCGTCATGGCCAAAAATTAACCCAGTGGCTGATGTGAATTCGCGGTTACTTTATAGTGAATTCAATCTATTGTCGGGGACATCTATGGCGTGCCCCCATGCAGCAGGAGTAGGGGCACTTCTGAAGGGTGCACACCCTGAATGGAGCCCCGCAGCCATCCGGTCAGCCATGATGACCACTTCTGATTCACTGGATAATACACTCAACCCCATCAAAGGCATTGGCGACGATAACCAACCAGCCAGTCCCCTAGCCATGGGATCTGGCCATATCAATCCCAACAAGGCTCTTGACCCAGGATTCATCTATGACGTGAATCTTGAAGACCATATAAATCTCCTCTGTGCATTGAATTACTCCACCAAGCAAATCCAAATTATCACAAGGTCATCTTCCTACACTTGCTCCGACCCCTCCTTGGATCTCAACTACCCGTCTTTCATTGCCTCCTTTGATGCAAATGATTCCAGATCAGATTCTAAAACCGTGCAAGAATTTAGAAGAACAGTGACTAACGTCGGGGAAGCAATGTCGACTTACAACGCTAAGCTGACAGGCATGGACGGATTTCAGGTGAGCGTGGTGCCTGACAAATTGGTTTTCAAAGACAAGTACCAGAAGCTAAGCTACAAGCTGAGGATAGAAGGCCCCAGTCTGATGAAAGAGACGGTAGCCTTCGGTTCACTGAGCTGGGTGGATGTTGAAGCTAAACATGTGGTCAGAAGCCCCATAGTGGCCACAAGGCTGAGCTTAGTAGCTCTGTGA